GGCTGGCTTTGCCAAAGTATCCGGGGAGCTGGAAGCGATCGGCATATCTGGTCTGGTGAATTTCGGTGTTGAAGCGGATGCCCGCAACAGTAAGATGAATGCGCTTTATGCAGGACAGGACGGTCTGAGCCTCGGCGAAAAAAGCTATTACGAAAGACCAGACGCCAGCACGAAGGAAGTGCGTGATGAGTTTGTAAAACACATTGACAAGCAATTTGCCACAGCTGGATTCACTGATGCCAATCCGGGTAAGACCATCCTGGAATTTGAAACCAAAGTTGCCAAACTGCAACTCTCAAATGTAGAACTGCGCGATCCGGTAGCGACATACAACAAAGCACATTACAGCGAATTGAAGAAACTGGCCCCTGAGTATGACTGGGATGTTTTCACAAGTGCACAGGGCATCAAAGCAGATACCCTGATCCTGCAGAACAAACCATACATCACCAAGGTTACCGCCCTGTTGAAAAGCACCTCTCCTGAGACCCTGAAAACATGGTTACGCTGGCAGACATTATCCCATTTCGCAGGTTTCCTGAACAAGTCCCTGGATAATGAGAACTTCCACTTCTTTGCAACCGTGATGCGTGGCGCCAAACAGCAACGTCCACGTCTGGAGCGCGCTATCCGTGCAACAGATGCAACAATGGGTATGCCGCTGGGTAAATTATTCGCAAAGAAATACTTCCCGGAAAGCTCCAAACAGAAAGTATCAGAAATGATTGAGAATGTACGTGCTGTATATGGCGAACGTATCGACAGTCTGACATGGATGAGCGCTGCTACCAAGGAAATGGCGCACAAGAAACTGGCGTCCTTTACCTATAAGATCGGTTATCCCGACAAATGGAAAGATTATTCCAGCATAGATATTAAACCCGGTACCCTGGTGGAAAACATTGTTGCTGCGGCTAATTATGAGCACAAAGAAGCACTGAACAAGATCGGTAAGGAAGTAGATAAGAGTGAATGGGGCATGACACCGCAAACGGTGAATGCTTATTACAATCCACTGAACAACGAAGTAGTATTCCCTGCGGGTATCCTCCAGCCTCCATTCTTCAATGCAAATGCGGATGATGCAATCAACTATGGAGGTATCATTGCTGTAATCGGCCATGAGTTCACCCATGGGTTCGACGACCAGGGCTCTCAGTTCGACGCAGATGGCAACCTGAAAAACTGGTGGACAGATGCTGACCGTAAGAACTTCATGCAACAAGCTAAACGTTATATCGATTACTTCAGTGGTATTGAAGTACAAAAAGGCTTCTTCATCAATGGCGCACTGACCATTGGCGAGAACATCGCTGACCTGGGTGGTTTGACCCTGGCCTATAGTGCTTTGGAGAAATCCCTGAAAGGCAAACCTGAGCCAGCACCAATTGATGGCTTTACCTGGAAACAGCGTTTCTTCCTGGGCTGGGCACAGGTATGGCACATGAATACGACTGATGCTGCCCTGCGTAACCAGGTACAGACCGATCCTCACTCTCCGGCAAGAGACCGTATCAATGGTCCGCTGCCTCACCTGAAGGCATTCGCAGAGGCCTGGGGTTGTACACCGGACAGCAAAATGGTACTGCCTGACAACAAACGAGTGGTTATCTGGTAATTATAACTTGCTATAAAATAAAAAAGGGGCCGGCTGAGTAGCCGGTCCTTTTTATTTTGGGTAAGAGGCCAGACACCTGGCTGATCTCCATAAACCGGTCATCATTCTCCGGGATTTGTACAATGCTTTGTATTGATTATGCCTTAATTTTGTAGCATTATTCACAGGAATTAAATTGGATTCACATGACCGGCATGTTTAGACAATATCGCACTGAAATCCGTAACATATTGATTATCGCTATATTGGCGATGGCTTTCCCTTATTTACCTAAACTGGCAGGTTTCCTGCTGACAACGACCAATGGGTCTGTTATCACATTAAGCCTGATAGGTGCTACGGTACTGGCCTTTACAATTAAGATATACTTCCGCATATTAGTGATGCGTATTAATAAAGACAATGAGGCAGTAGCCTGATTATTCTCAAACGTCAATTATCAACCATTCACCATTATGATGAAGTCCATACTCTACGTTTCCTATACATTGTTGGTTGCTGCGCTCCTGACAGCTTGTGGCAATGCTGGCACCAAAGAGGCAGCCAGCCATGATTCCGTAAGCACCCAACCAGCGGAACATGCACCTGCTGAAAATGCGGTTGTTGCCGGTAAGCTGCCAGACCCTGTGTGTGGCATGCCTTATGATACTATGTATAAGGAATGGAGCGTTTATAAAACTGATACCGTTCATTTCTGTTCCCCTACCTGTAAGCGAGTGTTTGACAAGAATCCGGAGAAATACGCAGGCAAACTGGGGCTATAATCGACCATCAGCCTTTTTTTATCTCTTACCCCATGTAACTAAGTAGAATATTTTGCGTTCTAATTACAAACTCCTATGCATGAGATCACTATTAACCAGCTTGCTGCTACTCATGTTACTCTGCAGCTGCGAGAAAAATGATATTGAGGCAACCCCCTCAATAGATGTAACGGGTTCCTGGCAGTTATCCCAGCAGTATTCCCTGCCGGATACATCCTGGCAGGGAATCAGTCCTAAAGACTCTGCGTTGTATGTATTTGGCCGGAACGGACAATTCGTCTTTGATGCCAAAACTTACCACCTCACCGGAACTTATAAAGTTGTCCCTGCCGGTCATAAGGTCAACCTGATCATTACCGGGCAGGATTCTGTAGCCCAAT
The DNA window shown above is from Chitinophaga agri and carries:
- a CDS encoding M13 family metallopeptidase; translated protein: MKSTYALQLPLLAAVSLMAACNGGNTTKQTQDSAAVASADTTKVPAFELSSIDSSAKPCDDFDQYVNGNWKKNNPIPSTESRWGAFNVLDKQNKEVRLKGIILSLAEQKDLKKGTEEQQISDFYRSFLDTATIEQLGVTPLKPYLDKINTIQDLAGFAKVSGELEAIGISGLVNFGVEADARNSKMNALYAGQDGLSLGEKSYYERPDASTKEVRDEFVKHIDKQFATAGFTDANPGKTILEFETKVAKLQLSNVELRDPVATYNKAHYSELKKLAPEYDWDVFTSAQGIKADTLILQNKPYITKVTALLKSTSPETLKTWLRWQTLSHFAGFLNKSLDNENFHFFATVMRGAKQQRPRLERAIRATDATMGMPLGKLFAKKYFPESSKQKVSEMIENVRAVYGERIDSLTWMSAATKEMAHKKLASFTYKIGYPDKWKDYSSIDIKPGTLVENIVAAANYEHKEALNKIGKEVDKSEWGMTPQTVNAYYNPLNNEVVFPAGILQPPFFNANADDAINYGGIIAVIGHEFTHGFDDQGSQFDADGNLKNWWTDADRKNFMQQAKRYIDYFSGIEVQKGFFINGALTIGENIADLGGLTLAYSALEKSLKGKPEPAPIDGFTWKQRFFLGWAQVWHMNTTDAALRNQVQTDPHSPARDRINGPLPHLKAFAEAWGCTPDSKMVLPDNKRVVIW
- a CDS encoding YHS domain-containing protein; translation: MMKSILYVSYTLLVAALLTACGNAGTKEAASHDSVSTQPAEHAPAENAVVAGKLPDPVCGMPYDTMYKEWSVYKTDTVHFCSPTCKRVFDKNPEKYAGKLGL